Genomic segment of Juglans microcarpa x Juglans regia isolate MS1-56 chromosome 7S, Jm3101_v1.0, whole genome shotgun sequence:
gtgtatgtgtacaAGAATTTGTTGAAGAGTTGGAAGTGACCTTTTACAAatgcattatatttttaattgcaaaaaatattttattttttgttcaaatatgTAAACCtcacattaaaataatatgcatatataaaatgaattgaaataagtttTATCGTccgtataaatatttatataaatataaaatacataagaAACAACTTTACAACTTTACATGTATAAAATTCTCTAGTAAATTCTGACAACACTTGATCCgtactctccctctctcatttttccTCAATATATAGAGTCCATGGCTCCCATCAAATTGATGCAGAAACAAAGATGGCCACAAATCCCAGCAGCAGCGAGACGACAGTTAGCTTGAAGCTCCTCGTAGACAAAAGCTTAAACAAGGTGGTGTTTGCAGAGGCCGGAAAGGAATTTGTGGACTTCCTCTTCGGACTTCTACAGGTACCTCTCGGTTCCATCATCGGACTTCTTCGGGATAATGACTTGGTAGCTGGGTCAGGGTCCCTGGGCAGAGTCCATGAGAGTATCCAAAACCTTGACCCCTCCTatcttctttcaaaccaaaccaAGGGTTCTCTCTTGAACCCTAAACCAGCATTCCAATCTTCAACTCTTACCCCTCCATTGCTGCAAAATTTCGTTTCATCTGATCAAGAGAACGTGGCTCAGCCCCACTACTACTACGGTGGTGAAGTTCAAAACAATACCGAGAAAGGGTATGTTAGAGGCGTGGTGACATACATGGTTATGGATGATTTGACGGTGAAACCCATGTCGACCATTTCTAGCATTACCCTTCTCAACACTTTAAACATCAAAGACATGGGTTCTGTCCAGGAGAAGAAGGTCGAGATTGACATTAAGAAGGTTAGatcttgttctttctttcttttccgagaataaatttttttttttttttttaaatatgttttctactgtcatatttgattttgagtttgtgCTGCATGCATTCTAGAGCTTGGAGCTGATAAAGGTTTCACTCTACTCCACCACAGTCCTGACAGACGTTTTCATTGGGCACAGGGAGTAATCTTTCAGGCCAATCCGAAGAAACGTGACTATTTAGTATGCATGGGTATGTCATATGTGTGTAAAAGTAAAGTATTTTGCAAGGGAAACTCTTCAACCATTTAAATGGttttgggaagaaaaagaagaatttctgggcTGTGTGTATGTAACTAGATCTGGGTTTTAGTAAATATAGAGCTATATATTTCCTTTGATTCTCCATATGATTGATCATTCTGGTAATTCTTTTTCGTTTCTTCTATCTTcgaaaataattctttaaaaatattaggatGATTGAAGTTCACTTAAACGGTCAAGAAATTGCACATTCTAagtaatttttattcaacttctcaCTCCGGCCGTATCAAAGAACGAAACATCAATGAAAAGAGTGCTGTTAGATTTACATTCACaaactaattaataaataaaataattttataaatttacatgaattcatctgatttattttataataaaaataattttataatttaaaaaatcattatttttgtattagaatatttttcaattagaactcaaaatcaaatatataagtaATGTTTGACacgtttatatttttttcccgtccttgagataagtttaatttttttataattaatatcatctataattaattaaagtacaTAAGGTACAAACTGCTTTACTTTTTTCTCTAATCAACAAACAGCTTTACTTTTTCCAGCTGAGTCGGGCTACAACGGTTactttttgcaattttttatttatttttcttttcatttttttaatatatttaaatatttttaaaaaataaaaaataaaaaaatacattaatacatttaaaattatttccttaattattaaataaaaataataatttttttttttctcgagcAGTTAAAGCGGTCAAACTGCTTTATTCTTTCCAGCTTTACTCAAGCTGTCTGTTTGTAactttgttttaagaaaaaaattattttatctctcatttgtATTGTTCTATTTGACCtcttgatcaattttttttaatgattaaataagtatttttaagtgtattataattttttttatttttcaaaatatttaaatatatttaaaaaatatgaaaaaaaaaattcaaaacacaaaaacgATAAAGTTGAATGAgctactactttttttttgaagatagcccaattcttatttttaaagcTGTCAACAACTTTTAAAGATAACCCAATTCTTATTGGTATAGCTATCAACATCTCGGATTACTTTTAGACCTCAAGGTCGgattatttcttaattattaaattaaataaaattttaaaaaaataaaatataaaaaaataataaattagtagTAGGATAGAAGTAATTTTATCGTTATCTTTTTTGGATGCACGGATCACAACCTTTCTTTCTTAATGCAAAATAGAATCCATGATCAATAGAAGAAAAGCCCTTAAAAGAATTGAGAATTTCTAGTTTACCAAGTCTCTTAAACGAATATTGGAGAAAACAATACACACGAAGatattctgtttttgtttatgtttcgtcatctcgttttttttttttaatgacgtgGCATTAACAAATTAGTCGATTCTCCAGAATTCTCCACCCTTAGTTGCCTCTAGAAgaattacattaaaaattatttctttaattattaaataaaaaaaaactttacttAGCTGTCAAATG
This window contains:
- the LOC121240628 gene encoding uncharacterized protein LOC121240628, coding for MATNPSSSETTVSLKLLVDKSLNKVVFAEAGKEFVDFLFGLLQVPLGSIIGLLRDNDLVAGSGSLGRVHESIQNLDPSYLLSNQTKGSLLNPKPAFQSSTLTPPLLQNFVSSDQENVAQPHYYYGGEVQNNTEKGYVRGVVTYMVMDDLTVKPMSTISSITLLNTLNIKDMGSVQEKKVEIDIKKSLELIKVSLYSTTVLTDVFIGHRE